The Puntigrus tetrazona isolate hp1 chromosome 16, ASM1883169v1, whole genome shotgun sequence genome includes a region encoding these proteins:
- the fabp10a gene encoding fatty acid-binding protein 10-A, liver basic — protein MAFSGTWQVYVQENYEDFLRAISLPEEVIKMAKDVKPVTEIQQNGNDFTITSKTPGKTVTNSFTIGKEAEITTMDGKKLKCIVRLEGGKLVCQTDRFSHIQEIKGGEMVETLTVAGTSMVRRSKKM, from the exons ATGGCCTTCAGCGGGACGTGGCAGGTTTACGTGCAGGAGAACTACGAGGACTTCCTGAGAGCCATCT CTCTGCCAGAAGAAGTCATTAAAATGGCCAAGGATGTTAAACCGGTGACTGAAATCCAACAAAACGGCAACGACTTCACCATCACATCCAAAACCCCTGGAAAAACCGTCACAAACTCCTTCACCATCGGCAAGGAAGCTGAAATCACCACCATGGACGGCAAGAAGCTCAAG TGCATTGTCAGGCTGGAGGGAGGGAAGCTGGTCTGTCAGACGGATCGATTCTCTCACATCCAGGAGATCAAGGGAGGAGAGATGGTGGAG acgCTGACAGTAGCAGGAACCAGCATGGTCAGGAGGAGCAAGAAGATGTga